From the Elusimicrobiota bacterium genome, one window contains:
- a CDS encoding MBL fold metallo-hydrolase: MHLKFWGVRGSIPTPGADTARYGGNTTCLNLHINDEHLIIDSGTGIRKLGILLQKQEVKHIVLLITHSHWDHVQGFPFFAPAYDPNVVIDIYSCKVSHKRLKDILTNQMEFRYFPIDFRDLKAKINFIDACPETIGSGKASMSAITATHPGGCQGFKFEHNGKKLVFLTDNELIPDKLPKKYDNITSFCNGVDVLIHDSNFTTAELKNKHGWGHSSFEQAYQLAVDAKVKSLYFFHHDPERTDAELDKILAGYQAKKSGVLCYAATEGNTIEL, translated from the coding sequence ATGCACCTAAAATTCTGGGGCGTCCGCGGGTCAATACCCACACCGGGAGCAGATACTGCGCGGTACGGCGGAAACACTACGTGTTTAAACTTACATATAAACGATGAACATCTAATAATTGATTCCGGTACAGGCATCCGTAAACTTGGCATCCTTCTCCAGAAACAGGAAGTCAAACATATCGTCCTGCTGATCACACACTCGCACTGGGATCATGTCCAGGGATTTCCCTTTTTTGCACCGGCATACGACCCTAATGTTGTAATAGATATTTATAGCTGCAAAGTTTCGCATAAACGGTTAAAAGATATTTTGACAAACCAGATGGAATTCCGGTACTTCCCGATCGACTTCCGTGACCTTAAAGCAAAAATTAATTTTATTGATGCTTGCCCGGAAACAATTGGCAGCGGGAAAGCATCAATGTCAGCGATCACGGCAACCCATCCCGGCGGATGCCAGGGGTTTAAGTTCGAACATAACGGCAAAAAACTTGTTTTCCTTACGGACAACGAACTTATCCCGGACAAATTACCAAAAAAGTATGACAATATTACCAGTTTTTGTAACGGCGTTGACGTCCTTATCCACGATTCAAACTTCACCACCGCTGAACTAAAAAATAAGCATGGCTGGGGGCACTCATCGTTTGAACAAGCATACCAGCTGGCAGTAGATGCTAAGGTAAAGAGTTTATATTTCTTCCACCATGACCCGGAACGCACTGACGCTGAACTCGATAAAATATTGGCGGGTTACCAGGCAAAAAAATCTGGGGTACTGTGTTACGCCGCAACTGAAGGCAATACAATCGAGTTATAA
- a CDS encoding ORF6N domain-containing protein, with the protein MNANNLVRNFTLRGVQVMFDDDLAKLYGVNVKRLNEQVKRNINRFPKEFMFQLTEEEYNNLRPQFAALSLRSQNATLNNKRGQHRKYLPFAFTEQGVSMLSAVLNSDTAVKVSIKM; encoded by the coding sequence ATGAATGCGAATAATTTGGTTAGAAATTTTACTCTCCGCGGTGTTCAAGTAATGTTTGACGATGATTTAGCAAAGCTCTATGGCGTTAATGTTAAACGGTTAAATGAGCAAGTAAAAAGGAATATTAATAGATTCCCAAAAGAGTTTATGTTTCAGCTTACTGAAGAAGAATACAACAATTTGAGGCCACAATTTGCAGCTTTAAGTTTAAGGTCGCAAAATGCGACCTTAAACAATAAGCGTGGTCAACATAGGAAATATTTACCGTTTGCATTTACTGAACAAGGTGTTTCTATGCTTTCCGCTGTTTTAAACAGTGATACTGCGGTTAAAGTGAGTATTAAGATGTGA
- a CDS encoding DUF5679 domain-containing protein, producing MKDGVEVVMKNGMKALKGVCPDCGTKVFRIIGKK from the coding sequence ATTAAAGACGGCGTAGAGGTAGTCATGAAAAACGGTATGAAAGCGTTGAAAGGCGTATGCCCGGACTGCGGAACAAAAGTTTTTAGAATCATTGGGAAGAAATAA